In the genome of Shewanella denitrificans OS217, the window TATTCAGTGGCGGCAATATCATTTAATGCATCCGCTGAAGCCATGGTAAAGACTATAGTGCCTAAGGTGAAATGCAGCCGCCAAAACATCTCTGCTGCTGGAATATGGGGGGCACTCATCTTCACAGCTTGTACAAATGCGGCCAGATGCTCACCATAATGTGTGGTGATAAACCAGCGCAGATGACCTTGGCTTTCTATGTAACCCCGGCCTAGTAGCTGCAAGAAAATAATGGTGCCACCGTTTCTCACCTTATTTAATTCTAGTAAAGGTTTAATTAATGAGGAGAAAATTTCGTTCAAACTCGCCTGCTCTGACGCTTTATTCAAACGTTTAATCTCACTGGCAGCCGATGGCATAAACACATCTAAATAGCGTGCCAACACAGCGCGGATCAGTTCTTTCTTCGAGCCAAAATGGTAATTTACCGAGGCCAAATTCACTTCAGCCTTACTGGTGATAAGCCTTAAGGAAGTTTCAGAAAATCCCCTTTCTGCGAAGAGTTTTTCTGCTGCATCCAGAATTCTGGTTTTTGTATCTGTCCGACTCGCCATCCTCTCACCCATTATATTTAAAACACCTGTTTAAATTAATCATTGAGCGAACACTTGTCAATCGAAATTCTCAAGTCATTGTATTGGCATTTCATCTTATTTAAGTACGAATTCAAGACTGTATTAAATGCAAACTGCTTTTTAATTGGGTAAACTAAGGCCAAAAAATTACACTAACAATAATATTGAGGGAGCCAAACAAATGAAATTGCCTTTTAAACAGCCATCTCAAATCGCTTTAGTCGTCTCTGTGGCGCTCGGATTAAGCGCATGCGGCCAGCAAATTAAGCCGGTTGCCACGGCGCCTGCTGTGGATGCGAAGGCAGCTGCTGAATTTGTCAATGATGCGGAAGTGAAACTGGAAGCATTGTCCATTGAAGCCAGCCGCGCCGAGTGGATCTACAGTAACTTTATTACCGAAGACACGGCGGCACTTTCTGCTGCCATGGGCGAAAAAACCACCTCAATGTCTGTTCAGCTAGCAACCCAAGCGGCAACATTTGCAGGCTTGAAACTTGATCCTGTGGTTGCTCGCAAGCTTAATTCGCTTCGTAGCAGTTTGATTTTGCCGGCGCCGCTGGATCCTGCTAAAAATGCTGAACTTGCCAAGATAAGCTCAGAGCTCAATGGCCTGTACGGTAAAGGCAAATACTGTTTTGCCTCTGGCGAATGCATGACTCAAACTGAGTTGTCGGCGCTTATGGCGGAATCCAAAGATCCACAGCTGTTATTGGAAGCTTGGCAAGGTTGGCGTCAAATCGCCAAACCTATGCGTTCATTATTCCAACGTGAAGTAGAATTAGCTAACGAAGGTGCCCGTGACTTAGGCTTCGCCGATTTATCTGAATTGTGGCGCAGCCAGTACGACATGAAGCCGCAAGAATTCTCCAACGAATTAGACCGTCTATGGGGTGAAATTAAGCCCTTGTACGATTCGCTGCATTGTTATGTGCGCGGCGAGCTGAATGAGCAATACGGCGATGAAGTGGCACCTAAAACAGGCCCAATCCCAGCACACCTCCTAGGTAATATGTGGGCGCAGCATTGGGGCACCATCTACAATAGTGTTGCACCAAAAGATGCGGACCCAGGTTTTGATGTCACTGAATTATTAGCTAAAAATGGCTACGATGAAGTCAAGATGGTCAAACAAGCCGAAAGCTTCTTCACCTCCCTTGGTTTTGATGCATTACCGGAGACATTCTGGAGCCGCTCACTGTTTGTGCAGCCTAAAGATAGAGATGTGGTGTGTCATGCATCGGCGTGGGATCTGGACAACCAAGATGATATCCGCATCAAGATGTGTATCCAGAAAACTGCTGAAGACTTTACTGTTATTCACCATGAACTGGGGCATAACTTCTACCAAAGAGCCTATAAAAACCAGCCTTACATTTTTAAAGGCTCTGCCAATGATGGTTTCCATGAAGCCATTGGTGACACCATAGCACTGTCAATCACACCTAAGTACCTGCAGCAAATTGGCCTGCTTGAGACTGTGCCTGATGCTTCTAAAGACATAGGCCTCTTGCTGCAACAAGCATTAAATAAAATTGCCTTCATGCCGTTTGGTTTAATGATAGATCAGTGGCGCTGGCAGGTCTTTAACGGCCAAATTAAGCCTGAAGATTACAATAAAGCCTGGTGGGACTTAAGAGAAAAATACCAAGGTGTTAAAGCCCCTATCGAGCGCACTGAAGCCGACTTTGACCCAGGTGCTAAATACCATGTGCCAGGTAACGTACCTTACACACGTTAT includes:
- a CDS encoding TetR/AcrR family transcriptional regulator; this encodes MASRTDTKTRILDAAEKLFAERGFSETSLRLITSKAEVNLASVNYHFGSKKELIRAVLARYLDVFMPSAASEIKRLNKASEQASLNEIFSSLIKPLLELNKVRNGGTIIFLQLLGRGYIESQGHLRWFITTHYGEHLAAFVQAVKMSAPHIPAAEMFWRLHFTLGTIVFTMASADALNDIAATEYGEHNNIEAIIRKVIPYMAAGVSVAI
- a CDS encoding M2 family metallopeptidase, which encodes MKLPFKQPSQIALVVSVALGLSACGQQIKPVATAPAVDAKAAAEFVNDAEVKLEALSIEASRAEWIYSNFITEDTAALSAAMGEKTTSMSVQLATQAATFAGLKLDPVVARKLNSLRSSLILPAPLDPAKNAELAKISSELNGLYGKGKYCFASGECMTQTELSALMAESKDPQLLLEAWQGWRQIAKPMRSLFQREVELANEGARDLGFADLSELWRSQYDMKPQEFSNELDRLWGEIKPLYDSLHCYVRGELNEQYGDEVAPKTGPIPAHLLGNMWAQHWGTIYNSVAPKDADPGFDVTELLAKNGYDEVKMVKQAESFFTSLGFDALPETFWSRSLFVQPKDRDVVCHASAWDLDNQDDIRIKMCIQKTAEDFTVIHHELGHNFYQRAYKNQPYIFKGSANDGFHEAIGDTIALSITPKYLQQIGLLETVPDASKDIGLLLQQALNKIAFMPFGLMIDQWRWQVFNGQIKPEDYNKAWWDLREKYQGVKAPIERTEADFDPGAKYHVPGNVPYTRYFLAHVLQFQFHKALCDIAGDTGPVHRCSIYGNKEAGAKLNQMLEMGASKPWPEALEVVTGTQQMDAKAVLDYFAPLQTWLNEQNTQAQRQCGW